In Helianthus annuus cultivar XRQ/B chromosome 3, HanXRQr2.0-SUNRISE, whole genome shotgun sequence, a single window of DNA contains:
- the LOC110932127 gene encoding uncharacterized protein LOC110932127, giving the protein MDPFNNPDNPNTPNNPNNPNNPTQPNVFSVPGYYPTLEPNQFSQYSSNAFASFQHSPNQFAQISQNQALQQMMMRGAWNFPPVQPQPIPTPPVQPQPIPTQSEPEDDVEIVPETQPPKGKGKRNKGKQVVGDQPSKPKATKWTPIEEEALAKAFIGTSDNPTKGNNQSGEGFWSKVLVKFLVFMDQGPYRDVDSVSSKWRKMNSSINRFCEEYNKLYTCDRRSGWNDEDVFKMALEKYKEKNEEYNVREPERPTGRDKSKKERAKGKEKEKVDPNMVEFTEHFKMYNDVSAQKTKAKERAVEEKSRVSEEKLREKMSE; this is encoded by the exons atGGATCCGTTCAACAACCCGGACAACCCGAACACTCCGAACAACCCGAATAATCCCAACAATCCGACCCAACCTAATGTTTTCTCGGTTCCGGGATATTATCCGACGctagaaccgaaccaattctcgCAATATTCATCGAATGCGTTTGCTTCATTCCAACACTCGCCAAACCAATTCGCTCAAATCTCCCAAAATCAAGCCCTTCAACAAATGATGATGCGGGGTGCTTGGAACTTCCCACCCGTTCAACCTCAACCGATCCCCACACCACCCGTTCAACCTCAACCGATCCCGACCCAATCCGAACCCGAAGACGATGTGGAGATTGTTCCCGAAACCCAACCGCCTAAAGGGAAAGGAAAACGAAACAAAGGCAAGCAAGTGGTGGGTGATCAACCGTCGAAACCGAAGGCGACTAAGTGGACACCAATCGAAGAAGAAGCCTTAGCCAAGGCTTTCATTGGCACTTCTGACAACCCGACAAAAG gTAATAACCAATCGGGTGAGGGGTTTTGGTCCAAGGTATTGGTCAAGTTTCTTGTCTTTATGGACCAAGGCCCGTATCGAGATGTCGACTCGGTCTCCTCAAAGTGGCGGAAAATGAACTCGTCCATCAATAGGTTTTGCGAGGAATATAATAAATTATATACATGTGACCGTCGTAGCGGGTGGAACGACGAGGATGTGTTCAAAATGGCGTTGGAAAAGTATAAGGAAAAGAATG AGGAGTACAACGTACGTGAACCGGAGCGTCCAACGGGCCGAGACAAATCAAAAAAGGAGCGGGCCaagggaaaagaaaaggaaaaggtggaCCCGAACATGGTTGAGTTTACGGAACACTTCAAAATGTACAACGACGTCTCGGCCCAAAAGACGAAGGCGAAGGAGCGGGCCGTCGAAGAAAAAAGTCGTGTATCGGAAGAAAAGTTACGCGAGAAG atgtctgaatga